From Pararhizobium sp. A13:
CCGATGAGGACAGCCGCCGAGCCGTCGACGATGCCGGACGAATTGCCGGCGTGGTGGACGTAAGTGATCTTCTCGATTTCCGGATGCGCCTGGATGCCGACGGCCTCGAAGCCGCCCATCTCGGCGGGCATCTGGAAGGACGGGTTAAGCTGGGCGAGGTTCTGCATCGTCGTCGTCGGACGCATGTGCTCGTCCTTGGCGAGGATGGTGATGCCGTTCTGGTCCTTTACCGGGATGACCGACTTGTCGAAATAGCCGTTGTCCCAGGAATGGCCGGCGCGCTTCTGGCTCTCGACGGCATAGGCATCGACGTCATCGCGGGAGAAGCCATACTTTGTGGCGATCAGGTCGGCGGAGACGCCCTGCGGCATGAAATAGCCGGGGAAGTTGACCGACGGGTCCATGTACCAAGCGCCGCCGGACATGCCCATGCCAACGCGCGACATGCTCTCGACGCCGCCGGCAATCACGATGTCGTCGGCGCCGTAGGCGATCTTGCCGGCTGCGAAGTTGATGGCGTCGAGGCCCGAGGCGCAGAAGCGGGAGATCTGCATGCCGGGTGCCTTGTTGGAATAGCCGGCCTCGAAGGCAGCAGCCTTGGGGATGACGGCGCCGGCCTCGAACACCGGATCGACGCAGCCCATGATGATGTCGTCGACGGTGGACGTATCGAGCCCGTTGCGGTCGCGGATCGCCTGCAGCACCTTGGCGGCCAGCCGCGGCGTCGGCACCTCGTGCAGTGCCCCATCCTTCTTGCCCCGTCCGCGCGGCGTGCGCACGT
This genomic window contains:
- a CDS encoding acetyl-CoA C-acetyltransferase translates to MTEVFVYDHVRTPRGRGKKDGALHEVPTPRLAAKVLQAIRDRNGLDTSTVDDIIMGCVDPVFEAGAVIPKAAAFEAGYSNKAPGMQISRFCASGLDAINFAAGKIAYGADDIVIAGGVESMSRVGMGMSGGAWYMDPSVNFPGYFMPQGVSADLIATKYGFSRDDVDAYAVESQKRAGHSWDNGYFDKSVIPVKDQNGITILAKDEHMRPTTTMQNLAQLNPSFQMPAEMGGFEAVGIQAHPEIEKITYVHHAGNSSGIVDGSAAVLIGSKAGGESMGLKPRARIRAFANIGSDPALMLTGPVDVTEKLLKRSGMSLSDIDLFELNEAFAAVVLRYMQAFNIPHDKINVNGGAIALGHPLGATGAMIFGTVLDELERRGLQTALVTLCIGAGMGTATIIERV